One Sphingopyxis macrogoltabida genomic region harbors:
- a CDS encoding class I adenylate-forming enzyme family protein, protein MDRARAIAKLTAPGRKYELQNVCVNGNEVKWFVNAPTSLRQLISEARCEKTFFVYNDERYTFEEFYQRASNLGRRLIDDYGVKPGDRVAIGLRNYPEWALAFAAITSIGGIVAGLNAWWESDELEYGIRHIGAKVAIVDQERLDRVKLQSGLDFLTLISVRSEPCDRATPIDQLLRQHGELPDIQIEPDDDAVILFTSGSTGHPKGSVSTHRNIIAALLSWELDLAVLATIHGGAPKGQSKPHYPDAALLGMPLFHVNGLLAVLLTSFRRKRKTVAMYKWDPNVAVELVEAEKIVSFVGTPAMTGDLMLAAQKQDKDVSSLLAVGGGGSARAESQVKGIDETFKNAKPHTGWGMTETNSIGTSIGGEEYLMRPSSSGRVSAVLELGIVDSDDNFVKAGERGELLVRGTSVIHKYWDRPDSSGDFLEGGWFRTGDIAYLDEDGYLYIVDRLKQIIIRGGENIGCSEVESALAGYPSIIEACVYGVPDERLGEEVAATIYADNQVDVAALQESLKSKLANFKIPKYVRISETPLARIASGKIDKKSIQKEHVLELDTKKT, encoded by the coding sequence GTGGATAGGGCAAGAGCTATTGCAAAACTTACGGCACCCGGAAGAAAGTATGAACTGCAAAATGTCTGTGTGAATGGAAACGAGGTAAAGTGGTTCGTAAACGCACCCACCTCGCTCAGACAGCTGATTAGCGAAGCGCGCTGCGAGAAGACATTTTTTGTCTATAATGATGAGCGCTACACGTTTGAGGAATTCTATCAGCGTGCGTCAAATCTGGGCAGACGCCTGATCGATGACTATGGAGTCAAACCTGGCGACCGGGTCGCAATTGGCCTTCGCAACTACCCTGAATGGGCGCTCGCATTTGCGGCGATAACTTCTATCGGAGGGATCGTCGCGGGGCTCAATGCATGGTGGGAATCGGACGAGCTTGAGTATGGCATTAGGCATATCGGGGCAAAGGTGGCCATAGTCGACCAGGAACGGCTTGACAGAGTCAAACTCCAAAGTGGTCTTGATTTTCTGACTCTTATTTCGGTCCGTTCAGAGCCATGTGACCGTGCCACACCCATCGATCAGCTTCTGCGTCAGCACGGCGAGCTTCCCGATATCCAAATCGAACCCGATGATGATGCGGTCATCTTGTTTACATCGGGATCGACTGGCCACCCCAAAGGGTCCGTCTCGACGCACCGCAACATCATTGCGGCGCTCTTGTCCTGGGAGCTTGATCTGGCAGTTTTGGCAACAATCCACGGTGGCGCGCCCAAAGGGCAATCGAAGCCGCATTATCCGGACGCAGCCTTGCTTGGCATGCCGCTTTTTCACGTCAACGGACTTCTTGCTGTATTGCTGACCAGTTTCCGCAGAAAGCGGAAGACTGTTGCGATGTACAAATGGGACCCGAATGTCGCTGTCGAGTTGGTTGAGGCAGAAAAAATTGTCAGCTTTGTTGGAACGCCCGCAATGACGGGAGACCTTATGCTGGCGGCGCAAAAGCAGGATAAAGATGTGAGCAGCTTGCTCGCCGTGGGTGGCGGCGGATCGGCGCGCGCTGAATCTCAAGTGAAGGGCATTGACGAGACATTCAAGAATGCAAAGCCGCACACCGGATGGGGGATGACTGAAACCAACTCGATCGGCACGTCGATCGGTGGCGAAGAATATCTAATGCGACCATCCAGTTCGGGCAGGGTGAGCGCGGTTCTTGAGCTCGGAATTGTTGACAGCGACGATAACTTTGTAAAGGCCGGAGAGCGCGGAGAATTGCTTGTTCGAGGAACCTCGGTGATTCACAAATATTGGGACCGACCAGATTCGAGCGGCGATTTTCTGGAAGGTGGTTGGTTCAGGACGGGAGATATCGCTTATCTCGACGAAGATGGATATCTCTACATCGTAGATCGGTTGAAACAGATCATAATTCGCGGTGGCGAAAACATTGGTTGTAGCGAAGTAGAGTCAGCTTTGGCAGGTTATCCGTCTATCATTGAAGCGTGTGTTTATGGTGTGCCTGATGAGAGGCTCGGCGAAGAAGTTGCGGCCACGATATACGCTGACAATCAGGTAGATGTTGCGGCATTGCAAGAAAGTTTGAAAAGCAAGCTCGCCAATTTCAAGATCCCGAAATATGTCCGGATTTCGGAGACCCCTCTGGCCAGAATTGCATCTGGAAAAATCGACAAGAAATCGATCCAGAAAGAGCATGTTCTCGAATTGGATACCAAAAAGACTTAG
- a CDS encoding MFS transporter, whose product MAIVNPPLEPISQSPIPTPPLPWHTRVFYGMGAMAFGIKSNGFDYYLLAFYSQVVGLDPRLVGLALFISLLFDAVSDPLVGYWSDNLRSRWGRRHPFMYGAAIPVALCFFLVWMPPESFSDTETFWYLLCLSVLIRTGITFFETPNIALAPELTQDYNDRSRLISYAHFFAWSGGNFMNIAMFFIVFPLFVTGSMSEAVSSRAPYTAYGVIASVLIFISIMVSSAGTHSRIPTLYSPPQQRKLTVPKIFKEIFETLANRSFVSIFAASMLGAMGLGLKASLHLYFVSYFWEFTPAETGYLSIGIFLSAFIGFKIAPFVSERMGKKNGAIIVGLVAFVAAPIPICMRLFDMLPANGDPIIFWFNLIFGIVDLGLIICFNILVASMLADLAEQSELETGRRSEGILAAAITFAKKSVQGLGVLMASFVLTLAQFPKGVSVDDVSDQAIWDLGAYFVPIVTAIYLVMIGALTSYKLSKEDFEENLRRLQDRTITEHRQ is encoded by the coding sequence ATGGCGATCGTTAATCCACCGTTAGAACCAATCTCGCAATCGCCAATTCCTACGCCACCGCTTCCTTGGCACACGCGCGTCTTTTACGGGATGGGCGCTATGGCCTTTGGTATCAAATCCAACGGCTTCGATTATTACCTCTTGGCGTTTTACAGCCAGGTTGTGGGCCTGGATCCCCGATTGGTTGGGCTGGCTCTGTTTATATCGCTGCTTTTTGATGCGGTAAGCGATCCATTGGTGGGTTATTGGTCGGATAATCTGCGCTCCAGATGGGGGCGCCGGCATCCTTTCATGTATGGAGCTGCGATTCCGGTTGCGCTGTGTTTTTTCTTAGTTTGGATGCCCCCCGAAAGCTTCTCTGACACAGAGACTTTTTGGTATCTGTTGTGTTTATCCGTCTTGATACGGACCGGCATCACATTTTTTGAAACGCCCAATATAGCTTTGGCGCCTGAATTGACTCAGGATTACAACGATAGAAGCAGGCTCATCAGCTACGCTCATTTCTTTGCCTGGTCGGGCGGCAATTTCATGAACATCGCCATGTTCTTCATTGTCTTTCCACTTTTCGTAACCGGCTCCATGTCCGAGGCAGTAAGCTCGCGGGCGCCTTACACTGCCTATGGCGTTATCGCTTCGGTGTTGATTTTTATCTCTATTATGGTGTCATCGGCGGGCACGCATTCAAGAATTCCAACGCTTTATAGCCCGCCCCAACAACGCAAACTTACAGTGCCCAAAATCTTCAAAGAGATTTTTGAAACGCTTGCCAATCGCTCGTTCGTATCGATTTTTGCCGCTTCGATGCTCGGCGCTATGGGTTTGGGTCTCAAAGCCTCTTTGCATCTGTATTTTGTTTCCTATTTCTGGGAATTCACGCCCGCGGAAACCGGCTATCTTTCTATCGGGATTTTCCTGTCGGCCTTTATCGGCTTTAAGATTGCGCCATTCGTTTCTGAGCGTATGGGCAAAAAGAACGGCGCGATCATTGTGGGGCTTGTGGCGTTTGTGGCGGCGCCAATTCCTATTTGTATGCGCCTGTTTGATATGCTCCCGGCTAACGGCGATCCGATCATATTCTGGTTTAACCTGATTTTTGGGATCGTTGATCTTGGCCTAATAATTTGTTTCAATATTTTGGTCGCCTCGATGCTTGCCGATTTGGCAGAGCAATCAGAACTGGAAACCGGGCGGCGCTCTGAAGGGATATTGGCCGCGGCCATAACTTTTGCGAAAAAGAGCGTTCAGGGCTTGGGTGTGTTGATGGCATCCTTCGTACTGACGCTTGCACAATTCCCAAAAGGGGTGAGCGTTGATGATGTCTCGGACCAGGCGATTTGGGATCTTGGCGCGTATTTCGTTCCAATCGTGACCGCGATCTATCTTGTTATGATTGGCGCCTTGACTAGTTACAAATTGAGCAAAGAGGACTTCGAAGAAAATTTGCGCAGACTTCAAGACAGAACAATAACCGAGCACCGACAATAG
- a CDS encoding aldehyde dehydrogenase family protein, with amino-acid sequence MKIHSKLYIGGEWVDPLNPSIFEVVNPLTETVCATVAGGGEDDVARAVAAAREAFKEFSQSSVEDRRAMLERIAAGIKARADEFSEAISMEMGAPTWWSSRAQVPAGIAHYSTAAKVLESFEFQKIQGTTAIRREPIGVCGLITPWNWPLNQVACKVAPALATGCTIVLKPAEQTSLDSLLLAEVIHEAGVPPGVFNLVNGPGRVVGASIAEHPDVDMVSFTGSTMAGANVSKAAADTIKRVSLELGGKSANIVLPSADLKDAVGRAVQGIMSNVGQTCTAGTRLLVPSDKVAEATRIAVEVAESIPLATSWDAPAPAIGPIATKRQHAEIVRLISEGVKEGAKLETGGADRPDGVRSGYFIAPTIFSNVSNDMTIAREEIFGPVLSIIAYDTVDNAIEIANDSPYGLSGYVQGEHQEAVEVARKMRTGQVFVNAAHADFNAPFGGYKQSGNGREWGEIGFDEFLEYKSVLGSEIKN; translated from the coding sequence ATGAAAATACACAGCAAACTGTATATCGGCGGCGAATGGGTTGATCCATTGAATCCGTCAATATTTGAGGTTGTGAATCCCCTCACCGAAACAGTTTGTGCAACCGTTGCTGGCGGTGGAGAAGATGATGTCGCTCGTGCGGTGGCAGCAGCCAGGGAGGCGTTCAAGGAGTTTTCCCAATCTAGCGTTGAAGATCGCAGGGCCATGTTGGAACGGATTGCGGCTGGAATCAAAGCTCGAGCTGACGAGTTTTCAGAAGCAATTAGCATGGAAATGGGAGCACCAACTTGGTGGTCAAGCAGGGCGCAAGTCCCGGCCGGCATTGCCCATTATTCAACCGCGGCCAAAGTTCTGGAGAGTTTTGAGTTTCAGAAGATTCAAGGCACTACAGCCATACGACGCGAACCCATTGGCGTTTGCGGGTTGATCACTCCGTGGAATTGGCCGTTGAACCAGGTTGCGTGCAAAGTTGCGCCGGCATTGGCAACAGGCTGTACGATCGTTCTGAAGCCGGCTGAACAAACATCCCTGGATTCACTGTTGCTGGCTGAGGTTATCCACGAAGCTGGTGTGCCTCCTGGTGTGTTCAATCTTGTCAATGGACCTGGTAGAGTAGTGGGTGCGTCCATAGCTGAGCATCCAGATGTTGATATGGTCAGCTTTACTGGGTCTACGATGGCCGGAGCCAACGTCTCAAAGGCAGCGGCGGATACGATCAAAAGAGTATCGCTCGAGCTTGGCGGCAAGTCAGCCAATATTGTTTTGCCAAGTGCCGATTTGAAGGATGCTGTTGGCAGGGCTGTTCAAGGGATTATGAGTAATGTGGGCCAGACTTGTACAGCGGGCACGCGCCTCCTGGTTCCGTCAGACAAAGTGGCAGAGGCCACTAGAATTGCAGTTGAGGTCGCCGAATCCATCCCGCTGGCGACAAGTTGGGATGCGCCGGCGCCGGCTATCGGCCCGATTGCGACGAAACGTCAGCATGCAGAAATTGTGCGGCTGATTTCAGAAGGTGTCAAAGAAGGCGCCAAGCTGGAAACCGGCGGCGCAGACAGGCCCGATGGTGTTAGGAGCGGCTATTTTATTGCGCCAACGATCTTTTCAAATGTCAGCAATGATATGACAATTGCACGAGAAGAGATATTCGGACCTGTGCTGAGCATCATTGCATACGACACGGTTGATAACGCGATCGAGATCGCCAATGATTCGCCCTATGGCTTGTCCGGCTATGTTCAGGGCGAACATCAAGAAGCTGTCGAAGTGGCTCGAAAGATGCGCACGGGCCAAGTTTTCGTGAACGCGGCCCATGCGGATTTCAACGCACCATTTGGCGGCTATAAGCAGTCAGGCAATGGCCGTGAATGGGGCGAGATTGGATTTGATGAATTTCTGGAATACAAATCTGTCCTCGGCTCAGAAATCAAAAATTAG
- a CDS encoding TonB-dependent receptor, protein MRMTTIHAQAERKRQDRSVCRAEKRLCRARMLRVRGLIHPTSAVCATTDTARGEKRLPSEQNQAILKSSGRPLGECRLIASALGYMGAPGIASANDDIQQEAPSAQAQSEPESDRNLIIVTATKREQSIVETPIAVTVVDAEMLVRTGVSDITNLERAAASYQMNSSESTTGGLTLRLRGIGTTGNNIGIESSVGAFVDGFYIPRPGAVLGELNDVQQVEVLRGPQGTLFGRNTSAGALVIKTNKPNLDDTEAFFDVSAGNYDLFKVRGGFNVPVSEGKVALRVSGSHAVRDGYVIGPDGYDSSSIDRSSVRGQLLFDLEDAGVLRLFAGYSRGDDQCCSAVWLNHSPFIQANSAPFSAFGGTAGADFVGRRALKEGLANDSNYTNPYNGWNVGATYDVELPFANLSYLGYYGESNADSCRGDYTSLEIYAVGPCPEAEAILPNVDLDALNGTTIKSTSHELRLQGNAFEDSLDWLIGAYYSHEKIDQRYALVFLRDMQAGVSVGSFGFADFNELNFASNGVDAAGDYAAPRAQQDGSSFSVFTHNVLELTDGLNLTLGARYITEKKDAQVGHQVPGQHNACEATFNNLTSLTSPNFGLYNGTNGFFGAGGPARLASVVQSNCWIFNSGLYDPSDPNNFFTQFANTNAANTFVTSYLNLIPQPFDRDFKDDQLTYTANLSYEVADQTFVYGGFTHGFKSGGFNLDVSAAVGGADPRFRSEKIDAFELGFKSVFLNNRAWANIALFYSDLSDFQVLEFDGTRFSTFNVDKARSKGVEFESAYALSDALSLNLAATYTDAKYPDDCTTFDPTDANFNGSVTALCGQQFTNAPKLVVIGGANVDTEINTSGASMFAGFSVRYESKRRTSTLPTERPATFGLTTEAQVRDAVAAAIAAPFDIQKSNAKLDLRLGFRTANEKFTIEAWARNFFDVRTRFLTFHIPLRGFSGQRARGAFVQEPRTYGLTLRGKF, encoded by the coding sequence ATGCGCATGACCACGATCCATGCCCAAGCTGAACGAAAGCGGCAGGACAGGTCCGTCTGCCGCGCGGAAAAGCGGCTCTGCCGGGCCAGAATGCTGCGGGTTCGAGGCTTGATCCACCCGACTTCGGCCGTTTGCGCGACGACAGACACCGCTCGGGGCGAAAAACGCTTGCCCAGCGAGCAAAATCAGGCGATCTTGAAGTCAAGCGGCAGGCCACTTGGGGAATGTCGGTTGATTGCATCCGCCCTTGGCTATATGGGCGCGCCTGGGATTGCATCGGCAAATGATGATATTCAGCAGGAGGCCCCTTCTGCGCAAGCGCAGAGCGAACCAGAGAGCGACCGAAATCTAATAATCGTCACCGCTACAAAGCGCGAACAGTCCATTGTTGAGACGCCGATTGCCGTTACAGTCGTAGATGCCGAAATGTTGGTGCGTACCGGCGTTTCAGACATTACAAATTTGGAGCGGGCCGCCGCTAGCTACCAGATGAACTCCTCGGAGAGTACGACTGGCGGGCTGACGCTTCGTTTGCGCGGGATTGGAACCACCGGTAACAATATTGGTATTGAAAGTTCGGTCGGCGCATTTGTGGATGGGTTTTACATCCCGCGCCCAGGTGCGGTCCTTGGTGAATTGAATGATGTTCAGCAAGTTGAGGTCCTAAGGGGCCCGCAGGGTACGCTTTTTGGTCGCAACACTTCGGCAGGCGCTTTGGTCATAAAGACCAACAAGCCAAACCTTGATGATACAGAAGCATTCTTCGATGTTTCCGCCGGCAATTACGATCTGTTCAAGGTTCGCGGCGGGTTTAATGTTCCGGTTTCTGAAGGAAAAGTAGCTCTTCGGGTCTCTGGCTCGCATGCTGTGCGTGATGGATATGTTATTGGCCCGGACGGATATGATTCTAGCTCGATAGACCGATCTTCCGTTCGCGGACAGTTGCTATTTGACTTAGAAGATGCAGGCGTTTTGCGTCTATTTGCTGGTTATTCTCGAGGGGATGATCAATGTTGTTCGGCGGTGTGGTTGAATCACTCACCCTTTATTCAGGCTAACTCGGCACCATTTTCTGCATTTGGCGGAACAGCAGGGGCTGACTTTGTTGGTCGCCGAGCCCTAAAAGAAGGGTTGGCGAACGACAGCAACTATACCAACCCTTATAACGGTTGGAATGTTGGCGCCACGTATGATGTGGAATTGCCTTTCGCAAACCTCTCTTATCTAGGTTATTATGGCGAATCGAATGCTGATTCTTGTCGCGGCGATTACACTTCGCTTGAAATATACGCTGTTGGTCCCTGCCCCGAAGCTGAAGCTATCTTACCAAATGTGGACTTGGATGCGCTAAACGGCACCACGATTAAGTCGACATCGCATGAGCTCAGGCTTCAAGGGAATGCCTTTGAAGACAGTTTGGATTGGTTAATTGGGGCATACTATTCGCATGAGAAGATCGATCAACGTTATGCTTTGGTATTTTTGCGGGATATGCAGGCGGGCGTTAGCGTCGGTTCGTTTGGTTTTGCAGATTTCAATGAGCTAAATTTTGCTTCTAACGGCGTAGATGCAGCTGGCGACTATGCCGCGCCAAGGGCACAGCAAGATGGCAGTTCTTTTTCGGTCTTCACTCACAATGTGCTGGAGCTTACTGACGGGCTAAATCTGACGCTTGGTGCTCGATACATCACTGAAAAGAAAGATGCCCAAGTCGGCCACCAAGTTCCCGGACAGCACAACGCCTGCGAGGCAACATTCAACAATTTGACAAGCTTAACTTCACCTAATTTTGGTCTGTACAATGGGACGAATGGTTTCTTTGGCGCAGGGGGACCCGCACGACTGGCATCAGTTGTTCAATCGAACTGTTGGATATTCAATTCCGGTCTATATGATCCTAGCGACCCAAATAATTTCTTCACCCAATTTGCAAATACGAACGCGGCAAATACATTTGTGACTTCATACTTGAATCTAATCCCACAACCATTTGACAGAGATTTCAAGGATGACCAGCTCACCTATACTGCAAATTTAAGCTACGAAGTTGCAGATCAAACCTTCGTCTATGGTGGATTTACGCATGGATTTAAGTCCGGTGGATTTAACCTTGATGTTTCCGCTGCGGTTGGCGGTGCAGATCCGCGATTCCGCTCAGAGAAAATTGATGCCTTTGAATTGGGTTTCAAATCCGTATTCCTGAACAACCGGGCCTGGGCAAATATTGCCTTGTTCTATTCTGATCTTTCGGATTTTCAGGTGCTGGAATTTGATGGCACAAGGTTTAGCACATTCAATGTCGATAAAGCGCGCTCCAAGGGTGTGGAATTTGAATCAGCCTATGCGTTGTCTGACGCATTATCCCTAAACCTGGCTGCCACTTATACAGACGCCAAATATCCCGATGATTGCACCACATTTGATCCGACAGATGCGAATTTCAACGGCTCTGTCACTGCATTGTGCGGTCAGCAATTCACGAATGCGCCAAAATTGGTTGTGATTGGTGGTGCCAATGTTGATACCGAGATTAACACAAGCGGCGCCTCGATGTTCGCAGGTTTCTCGGTTCGTTATGAATCAAAAAGGCGCACCAGTACTTTGCCTACTGAAAGACCTGCGACCTTTGGTCTGACGACCGAAGCTCAAGTACGGGACGCGGTGGCAGCCGCCATTGCGGCACCATTTGATATCCAGAAATCGAACGCGAAGTTGGATCTTCGCCTTGGTTTTAGAACTGCAAATGAGAAGTTCACCATTGAGGCTTGGGCTCGCAACTTTTTTGATGTGCGGACAAGGTTTTTGACATTCCATATTCCGCTTAGAGGATTCTCTGGCCAGCGAGCACGTGGTGCATTTGTCCAAGAGCCACGGACCTATGGACTGACCCTGCGCGGCAAGTTTTAG
- a CDS encoding IS1380-like element ISPme1 family transposase, translating into MDHLEGAGLARGDRVDFDRRVRLEFRGAQISSDGGLLVMRELDDVLGLSNLASEALRDSRTGKNTLHRLDGLFRQSVFGRLAGYEDVNDADRLALDPVMRQVVGGRAVEAQAASASQMGRFETETLALAANRAALADLNGQWIDRFHDRNGLKYIVLDMDSSVSPTHGDQEGAAWNGHFDCTCYHPIFLFNQFGMLERCALRNGNVHSADGWRDVLDPVIARYAGRDLGGRFFRADAAYAIPAIYMRLEEARFFYAIRLPANAVLREKIAHRLTRPVGRPSLTKVKRFFEDFEYQAASWDKPRRVIAKIEWHPGELFPKVGFIVTNLPMEPDWVVRFYNQRGTAEQHIKEGKYAFRWTRLSCRKFRHNEVRLQLHALAYNLATFLRCIELPEAMADWSLTSLQLKLIKIGARVVRHARAITFQLAEVAVTGPMVRAVLAAIRRLRTPPSCA; encoded by the coding sequence ATGGATCACCTGGAGGGTGCGGGCTTGGCGCGGGGAGATCGGGTTGATTTCGACCGCCGTGTGCGTCTGGAGTTCCGTGGTGCGCAGATCAGTTCAGACGGTGGCCTGCTGGTGATGCGCGAGCTTGATGACGTGCTCGGCCTGTCCAATCTGGCGTCGGAGGCGCTGCGAGACAGCCGCACCGGGAAGAACACGCTCCATCGGCTTGACGGATTGTTCCGGCAATCGGTGTTCGGACGACTGGCCGGATACGAGGATGTGAACGATGCCGACCGCTTGGCCCTCGATCCCGTGATGCGTCAGGTCGTTGGCGGCAGGGCCGTCGAGGCGCAAGCTGCTTCGGCATCGCAGATGGGACGGTTCGAGACCGAGACGCTGGCTCTGGCCGCGAACCGGGCGGCGCTGGCCGATCTGAACGGCCAATGGATCGACCGGTTTCATGACCGCAACGGGTTGAAATACATCGTGCTGGACATGGACAGCTCGGTCAGCCCCACCCACGGCGATCAGGAAGGTGCTGCCTGGAACGGGCATTTCGACTGCACCTGCTATCACCCCATCTTCTTGTTCAACCAGTTTGGCATGCTGGAGCGCTGCGCCCTGCGTAACGGCAATGTCCACAGCGCCGATGGCTGGCGGGATGTCCTTGATCCCGTCATTGCCCGATATGCTGGCCGCGACCTTGGTGGACGCTTCTTCCGGGCCGACGCTGCCTACGCGATCCCCGCGATCTATATGCGGCTGGAAGAAGCCAGGTTCTTCTACGCCATCCGTCTGCCCGCCAACGCCGTCTTGCGCGAGAAGATCGCGCATCGGCTGACACGGCCCGTGGGACGGCCTTCGCTGACCAAGGTCAAACGGTTCTTCGAGGACTTCGAGTATCAGGCGGCGTCCTGGGACAAGCCGCGCCGCGTCATCGCCAAGATCGAATGGCATCCGGGCGAGCTGTTCCCCAAAGTCGGCTTCATCGTCACCAACCTGCCGATGGAGCCAGACTGGGTGGTGAGGTTCTACAACCAGCGCGGCACCGCAGAGCAGCACATCAAGGAAGGCAAATATGCCTTTCGCTGGACGCGGCTGTCATGCCGGAAGTTCCGGCACAACGAGGTGCGGCTGCAACTGCACGCGCTGGCCTACAACCTGGCAACCTTCCTGCGCTGCATCGAACTGCCCGAGGCCATGGCGGACTGGTCGTTGACCAGCCTGCAACTCAAGCTGATCAAGATCGGCGCCCGCGTCGTCCGCCACGCCCGCGCCATTACCTTCCAGTTGGCCGAGGTCGCCGTCACCGGCCCGATGGTGCGGGCCGTCCTTGCCGCCATCCGCCGTCTTCGAACGCCTCCGTCATGCGCATGA
- a CDS encoding alpha-hydroxy acid oxidase: MGALTREPKSRNIELRLRDCHNFEDFRRLAKKRLPSPIFHYIDGAADDEVTYRRNSAAFEDVDLVPNVLRGVEQIDMGVEVMGQKLAMPFYCAPTALQRLFHHEGERAVARAATRYGTMFGISSLATVSAEEIAPIASGPKMFQFYFHKDRDLNDTLLERARDANFEVMALTVDTITGGNRERDLRTGFKSPPKLTLSSLASFASHPMWAWNFLTKEKFDMPHLSGHVGQGTNLAVSVGDYFSTMLDQSMGWDDAEKLCSQWGGQFALKGIMSVEDALRAVEIGCTGIMVSNHGGRQLDGARAPFDQLAEICDAVGDKIDVICEGGVQRGTHVLKALSVGAKAVSGGRFYLYALAASGQAGVERALGNMRTEIERDMKLMGIRSLDELGPHNLRTRSSINAGH; encoded by the coding sequence TTGGGTGCTTTGACACGCGAGCCAAAATCAAGGAATATTGAGTTGCGCCTTAGAGACTGTCATAATTTTGAAGATTTCCGCCGATTAGCGAAAAAACGTCTCCCTAGTCCCATCTTCCATTACATTGATGGCGCTGCTGATGATGAAGTGACATACCGCAGAAATAGCGCAGCATTTGAAGACGTGGACTTGGTTCCGAATGTACTAAGAGGCGTCGAACAAATTGATATGGGCGTCGAGGTGATGGGGCAAAAACTAGCCATGCCCTTCTATTGTGCTCCAACCGCGCTGCAGCGCTTGTTCCATCATGAGGGAGAGCGTGCTGTTGCAAGAGCCGCGACAAGATATGGCACTATGTTTGGGATCTCATCGTTAGCAACGGTTTCAGCGGAAGAAATCGCCCCGATCGCATCGGGCCCCAAAATGTTTCAGTTTTATTTCCACAAGGATCGCGACCTTAACGATACACTTTTGGAGCGTGCACGGGATGCAAATTTTGAGGTCATGGCTTTAACCGTGGATACAATAACGGGAGGAAATCGTGAACGAGACTTGCGCACCGGCTTCAAGTCTCCTCCAAAGCTGACTCTATCTTCCTTGGCTAGTTTTGCCTCCCACCCGATGTGGGCTTGGAATTTCTTGACGAAAGAGAAATTCGACATGCCCCATTTATCTGGTCACGTGGGACAGGGCACAAATTTGGCAGTATCCGTTGGAGACTATTTCTCCACTATGCTGGACCAATCGATGGGTTGGGACGACGCTGAAAAACTCTGCTCCCAATGGGGAGGGCAATTCGCTTTGAAGGGCATCATGAGTGTTGAGGATGCGCTACGAGCTGTCGAAATTGGTTGCACAGGAATTATGGTTTCCAATCATGGTGGACGTCAACTTGACGGCGCTCGTGCGCCTTTTGATCAGCTGGCAGAAATTTGTGATGCGGTTGGAGACAAGATTGATGTGATCTGTGAAGGAGGAGTGCAGCGCGGCACTCATGTCCTAAAAGCGCTTTCCGTGGGGGCAAAAGCGGTATCAGGAGGACGATTCTATCTGTATGCATTGGCTGCCTCAGGCCAAGCTGGAGTTGAACGCGCCCTTGGAAACATGAGGACAGAAATAGAACGAGATATGAAACTGATGGGAATAAGAAGTCTTGATGAGCTCGGTCCTCATAATTTGCGAACAAGAAGCTCGATAAATGCCGGTCATTAG